A region of the Acidimicrobiales bacterium genome:
GAATCCGAACCCGACCAGGATCGCGGTGGCCGTGTTCTGGGCCACCATGACGATTACCGTGGCGCCGATCAGGCCGAGTCCGACCACGAACAGGCCGGTGATGGCCCCGGTCCGGAAGGCGACCTTGAGGGCTGCCTGCAGGGAGCCGTCCCGCGCGGCGGCCGCGGTGCGGACGTTGCCGCGCACGGCGGTGCTCATGCCGATGTACCCGGCCAACCCGGACAGGGTGGATCCGACCAGGAACGCGACGGCCCGGAAGACGCCGCTCAGGCCGTAGGACAGCACGGTGTGCTTGTGGACGACACCATTGACGGTGACGTTGCGCGTCACCCGGGACGCCGTGAGGAATACCAGGACGGCGAGGGGGAGGACGATGATGCCGATGGCCTTGAACTGCCGTGCCAGGTAGGCTTGGGCGCCCTCCTGAACCGCTTTGGCGATTTCGATCATCGACGGGGTCCCCTGCTCGGCCCGGAGCATGTTCCTCATGAGGAACACGCCGGTCACGATGGCGGCGACTCCGCACGCCAATGCGAAGAAGAGCCACGCCCACTCGGCGTGGTACAGGTGGAACGGCTGATAGCCGCCCTCAGCGGTAAGTCGCATGACTCAGACGGTTTCCTTTCTCCTCTTCTTGTTGTGACTCTTGTTGTTCGACTGGTTGTTGCCCGTGTGGTTGGCGCCGGCTTCGCTGATGCGAACCAGGATCTGGCGGGCCACCCGCTCGCCGATGGTGCGGTCGTGGCCGTCGACAGCGACGACCAGCGGCCCGTCGAAGGGGTGCTTCTCTTTGATCTCGACCTCGACTCCGGGACGCACGCCGAGGCTGTCCAGGAACATCGCGACGTCGGGGTCTGTCGAACCCGGAAGGGCGATGGTGGCCCGCGCCCCGGGCGCGAGGTCGTACAGCGGCGGCAGCGCCGGGATGCTCTCACCACCGGTCTCGGGGATCGCGAACCCGTGCGGGCACGTCGAGGGCCGGTCGAGAGCCGCGTACAGGCGATCCTCGACCTCTTGGGGCAGCTGGTGCTCGAACGTCGGCGCCAGCCGGTCGGCCTCCGACCAGCTGTAGCCGAGCATGTCGGCGAGGAATCGCTCCACGATCCGGTGGCGCCGGACCACAGCCATGGCCCGGCGCCGGCCGCTCTCGGTCAGCTCGACCCCACGGTAAGGGGTGTGCAGCGCGAGGCCGCGGTCGGCAAGCTTCTTGACCGTCGCGGTCATGGTCCCGGGCGAGACCTTCAGGGACGCGGCGAGATCGCCCGTGCGCGCCCCACCATCGGATTGCGGGTCCGATGTGAGCCGCCAGATAGCCTTCAGTGTCTCGCGTTCAGATTTCGTAAGCGCCGCGTCCATGGTTTAGCCGGCGGCGACGGTAGTTTTTTGGCGCGACAAAAGTCAAGGTGGGGCGAAGGTGATCAGGCGGCTTCGCGGTGGCGCTGCCAGATGTCGTTGCACTCGTCGCAGACCGACTCGGGTACCAGGCCGATCCTCATCCCCAAGGCGAACATCCTGCAGGCGAGGCAGAGACCGAACACGGCCTCGAGCCCGGCGGCCCCTATGAGCGCGGCGAGCACCCTCCGTGCGGCCTTGGGGCGCTTGAACCCGTAGTGCAGCGCGAGCGCGCCGGCCGACATGGTGAGACCCATGCCCTGGGCCAGCCGCTTGGGGGGGCCGGGCGAGAACTTGTGCTCCACCTTCAGCCTCGGGGTGACGACCTTGGTGGCAAGCTGCCCCAGAGGGCTGAGTTTGGGCCCGGTCGCGACCCTCGCGGCGAACCCGTAGGCGAGCGGGGCCATCAACCACGGCTGGTCGAGGACGACAGCGCTGGTGGCCATGGCGACCACACCGCCCGCAACGACGCGGGCCGAGGTCTCATTGACGGGGTTCGGGAAAGAGAACAAGCCGGGCATACGCACGGCAAAGGTTACCGGAAAGGTCGGGATTACGGCAACGTCGGCGGCCGCTCTTTTCCCTGAGGGAAGTCACCTCTCCTCGGAGGTCACGACCCGGATGATCTCCGACGTGTGGTCACCGCTCTCCTCCGCCGGGCCGCCGAAGAGGGTCATCCAGACCGACGTCCCGTTGGCGGCCAGCTCGAAACGGACGTCGTCCACCAGGTTGCGGATCAGCGGGATCCCGAGGCCCCGTTCGAAGTTGAGCCGCTCGGGGTCCGTGACAGGCGGGTGCTCGGGCAGCTCATCGGGGTCGAACCCCTTGCCGGAGTCGGCGATGCACAGCTCCATCCGCTCCGGCGCCTCCCAGAAGCGGATGACGACCGGCGCGTCGGTCCCGTTGGCGAGGTTCGCCTCGATCGCGTTCGTGCAGGCCTCGGACACAGCGAGCTTGAGGTCGTCGATGCGGTCCTCGGCGAGATTCCTGCGTGCGGCCGCCAGGGACGACACGACGAGCCGGACGATCGCTATGTATTCGGGGCGTGACGGAAGCGACAGCTCGAGCGACAGGTCCATGGCCATGAGCGGGGGCTACCCCGCGGTCGCCTCCTCTATGGTCGGCGAAAGCTGGAACACAGTGGTCAGGCCCGTGATCTCGAAGACCTTCAGGATGCGGCTCTGGCTGCACACGATCGACAGCTCCCCGTCGTGGCTGCGCAACCTCTTCAGCCCGCCTACCAGTACTCCCAGACCGGTCGAGTCCAAGAAATCGACCCCCTCGAGGTCCACCACGATCTGGCGGTGCCCCTGGCTCACCAGCTCGACGAGCTTCTCACGCAGGCGGGGCGCGCTGTACACATCGATCTCGCCCTTTACGGCGAGGACCGTGTAGGGCGAGCGAGTTTCGTCTACTTCGAGGCCGAGCTCCATGGCTAAGTCCCTTCCCGTCACCTTGACACTCTGTAACACACGACCTTACTGCCCGGGGCGACAGGCGGCGGATTGAGCGTCAGCCGGGCGCTTCGCCGGCGGCGCGCCGGGCCGCAACGCGAATACTCGCAACCCGAAGCTCGCCTCGCACGTACCAGATGTGGACGGCGAGGGCCAGCGCCAGGACGCCGAGGGCCAGCTCGGCGGCGGCATCGATGCTGCCCTTGGTCTTCTGCTGGACAGCGAGGGTGCCGGATGCGAGGGCGCCGTTGAGAGTGGGCTTGTCGTTGTAGGGCAGGGCCCCGGGCGTTCCGGTGGCAGCCCCGCCGGAGTCCTCAGCGTCGGCGAGCGACGGGACGGCGGTCGCCGCCACGCCGCTGGCGGAGTTGAGCTGTGCAGGGCGCATCGTCCCGAGGGGCGGCAGGGGCGGCACAACCGCGTGCCCGGGTGACCCGCCGGTGTAAGCAGTGCCGCCACCGCCGGCGGACGCCGCGGGGGCGGGCACGTAGACCGAGGAAGCCGCCGGCGTGGACGCGACGACATGCGAGGCGGATGCGTCGGCGCCGAACCTGAGAGCCGAGACGGTGTAGCTCCACGTCCCGGTCCCGGGTATGTCATGGAAAGACGGCGGGTTCGCGCACGGCGTGCCCGCGCCCGGACCCGCCCCGTCGGTGCTGCAGGTGTAGACGGGCTGGTTGTCACGGGACACCGCGTAGCCGACCAGATCGGGTTCGGGCCCCGCCTTCCAGTCCAGGTTGACGCCGCCGTTGGATTGTGTCGCGGACACCTGCGTCGGTGCAGCGGGCGCCACGGCGATCTCGGTGAGAGTGGAGTTGTACTGGCTTGAATACGTGCAGGGCGTGCTCGACGACGTGGCACTGCACGCAGTGACCCTGTAGGTGCCGTTGAGCAACCAGTTGGTCCCGTCGAGCGTGTATTCGAGCGAAGACGGCCAGTTCCAGCAGTACGCGGTCGTTCCCGACGGTGCTGGGGCGGGTCCCTGACAAGACGCCGGGCCGCTGGGTCCGTTCGCAACGGTCAGTACGACCTGCTGAGAGTCCGGCGCGGGTGCCGAGGAGGGGCGGCCGACGCCGGGCACCCAGGAGACCTGGACTGCCTGCACGCCGGTCGGGATGTCGACCTGGATCTGGGAGGGGTCGGCGCGGCAGGGAGCGCCCGATGTAGAGGCGCCGCAGGGGAGCGGCGCCGCCTGGAGGGTTGACGACGAGGTGGTGGCGAGCGCGGCTGTCCCTGGCCACGCGAAAGCGGCGCAGGCGAGAAGAACGGGAAACCACCGCCGCCACTTCGTCATGTCGGGTTCGGCTCCGAGCTGACCATGTCCGCCTTGATGACGATCCTGTGCGAGGCGGAGCCCTTCGGGTGGCACGAGGTGAGCGTCAACTCGAACTGTCCCGGTGTGTTGGCCACCACGCTCCAGTCCGTCGGCAGTACCACGAATGGCGCCTGCGCCACCCGGTACACACACGAACCCACGGGAGTCTGCAGGATGATCTTGTCACCCGGTGCCAGCCGGTCCACGTTGGCGAACGGCTTACCGTAGGTGGTGCGGTGGCCGGCGATGCCGACGTCGCCCGCGTCGCAGGGCAGCGGTGTATCGGGATAGTGGCCCGCCCCGGCCCGGAGGGCGTTCTCGTCGATGCCCTGGACGACCACCACGTTCACGCCGAGCTTCGGGATCAGGATCCGGGTGAGGCTTTGGCCCGACCGGAGGGTTCCCGCCAGGTAGGCCTGCCGGACGGCCGGAGTGCCGAGCTCCTTGCTCAGCTTGCCCTGAAGATCGTTGTGGACGAAGTCGGTGTAGACGGGAAAGGCCAGGAACAAGACAGCGACCGCGACAAGAGCGGCGCCCGCGAGGGTAAGCCCACGCCTCGCGTTCTGGCGCTCCGCCAGCCAGTCGAGCACCCTGTCCAACGTCCCAGCTCCTTCTGCTGTCCCCGCGCCAGGCGCGCTTCTACAAAAAGTAGTTCGGCGTCAGCGGGCCTCGACCTTCGCCGCTAGTGTGAGATGTCATGAAGAAGCTTCTCTTGCTCGCGATCCTCGTAGGACTTTCCGCTTTCGCCGCCAGCAAGCTCCGCAACCAGTAGGCGCCGGCGTCAGCCGGCGGCGAGGACACCTTCGAGCCGGGCGACGGCCGCCGCCGCCAGCTGCGCTGCTCCGTCGGAGCGGATGAGCCCCTGAAGAGCGACCTCCCCCTCGGCCCAATCCGAGCTGAGGTCCGGACCGACGAGGCCCAAGGTGCGCAGAACTGACCCGTCCGACACGGGGCTCGCCGTAGCCCGGTGCTGCTGGTAGGCCGCAAACATCCGGGGCAAGGCGAACCTGTAGGCGCCGGCCAGGCGCGCGACCGTCTCCACGGTCTCCCCTACCAGACCCATCGCCGTGGCGGCCGCGGGGCTCGGCGCGCATACGAGCGCGCCGCGATCGACGTCAGCCAGCACCGGCAGGCGCTCCCACCACTGAGTCGCGCGCCAAGCGTGGTGCTGCGAGTGACGGTCGAGCATGAGCTTCACCGCGCCATCCTGCGTGGACGCAACCCAGCCGCCGAGTATCTCGAACATCCTCCGTTCGCTCCAGCAGTGGGCGCCGGCGAGCCTCGCCGACTCATCGAGACTCGTGCTCAACAGTCCGCTGGTCGGGGTGCCAACCCCCTCTGGACGAGCTCGAAGAGCCTCTCGTATACATCGTCCACCGGCCCGAAAGGGAACTCCGGCTTCGAGATCAGAAGCGACACCGTGCCGTGGATCATCATCCACAGCATCTTCGCCATCTCGAGTGGTTCCTCGCCGGATGCGACCTGCTGGGTTGCTATCGCCTGCACGACATCATCCGCCACCGGCACCAGCCCGGCGGTGTCCGCCAGCCGCTCGTCGACGAACCGGTCGGGCGTCTGGTCCGGCCTGCTCATCATGAGGATCCGGTAATGCTCCGGGTTCTCCAGCCCCCACTGCAGGTACGCCCGGCCCCGCCGGCGGATCCGCTCCCAAGGGTCGTCGATCCCCTCGGCGGCGTCGGCCATCACACGCTCGAGTTGCTCCGCGTGGCGCTCGCAGACCGCGAAGACGAGGTCGTTGCGGTCGGTGAAGTGGAGGTAGATGGACGGCGGTGTCACCCCGACCGCGTTGGCGATGGCACGAATCGAGAGCGCTGACTGGTCGTTGGTCTCGATGAGAATGCGTTCCGCCGCAGCGAGGATCTCGTCACGCAGCTGCTCACCCTGCCCTCTGGGAGAACGCGCTCTTCGTTGGGCCACGGCCGGAGCCCCTACCGCGCGCGGGGCGTAAGTCACGCGCGAATCCTAACCCCCGGAGAATCCAAATAACCTGGCAAGGCGCCCTTACCTGTAGCGATTGGTGATGGGCATCCGCCGGTCACGGCCGAAAGCTTTCGGTGTCACGCGCACGCCTGGAGGGTTCTGCCGGCGCTTGTATTCCGCCAGATCCACCAGCCTGACGACCTGCCTGACCACCTCCGGGTCGTGTCCCGCTTCGACGAGCTCAGCCGCGGTCATGTCCCCCTCCACGTAGGCGACGAGGATCGGGTCGAGCACCTCGTACGGCGGGAGGCTCTGGTCGTCGCGCTGGTCGGGGCGCAGCTCCGCAGAGGGAGGCTTGGTGAGGACCGCCGGCGGGATCACGGGGCATTCCCCTGTCGAGTTGCGCCACTCGCAGAGGCGGTACACGAGCGTCTTGGAGACATCCTTGATGACCGCGAACCCGCCGGCGGTGTCTCCGTAAAGAGTGGAGTAACCGACGGCGGTCTCACTCTTGTTGCCCGTCGTGAGGACCATCCAGCCCATCTTGTTCGAGAGGGCCATAAGGATCACCCCACGGATGCGGCTCTGCAGGTTCTCCTCAGTGAGATCGGCAACGCGACCGGCGAAACTCGGCTCCAGGACTTCGAGGAGAGCGGCATGGGCGGGCTCGATCGCGATGGTGCGGAGGTCGATGCCGAGGTTCGCCGCGAGTTCGGCCGCGTCCTTTTCCGAGGCGTCGGAAGAGAAGCGCGACGGCATCGCGACGCCGTGGACATGGGCTGCGCCCAGAGTGTCGGCGGCGATGGTCGCCACGAGCGAGGAGTCGACCCCACCGGAAAGCCCGATCACCACGTCATCGAACCCGTTGTTGGTGACGTAGTCGCGGGTGCCCGTCACCAGCGCCGTGTAGACCTCCTCTTCGAGTTGCAATGGCGCAGCCCTCGGCGCCGGCAACCGTGCCGCTCCCACGTCTGCACCGGGCGACTCGCCGGTGACCTCCACCACCGGGAGCGGATTCGAAACCATGCGGCCGCGCGGGTCGAGAAGACGCTTGCGATACACGGGCCGGACGTTGACGTCCATGATCGCCACCTCCTCCACGAACTGTGGGAGGCAGCCGACAAGCCGTCCCGATGCGTCGAGTACGAGAGAGCCGCCGTCGAACACGAGCTCGTCTTGGCCCCCGACGCAGTTGACGTACACCAGCGCGCAGCTCGCGTCGGCGGCCCGCGTCGCGAGCATCTGCTTCCGTTCTGTGGCACGGCCCATGTAGTAAGGCGAGGCATTGATGTTCACCACGAGCTCCGCTCCGGCGGCCGCCTGCTCCGCGATCGGCCCCGCCGGGCTCCACGCGTCTTCGCAGATGGACACCCCGACCCGCACGCCGGCGATTCCGAACAACTGCGTGACGCCGCTACCCGCTCTGAAGTAACGCTGCTCGTCGAACACCGAGTAGTTCGGTAACAGCTGCTTGTGGTAGATCCCGCGCACCTCACCGCCGGCGCACACCGCGGCCGCGTTGTATAGATCCATCTGCTCGTCGACAAATCCGACGACCGCGGCGCACCGACCGGTGGCCGCCGCCACCTTCGACAGTGCCTCGCTGTTGTCGGACACGAAGCCGGGCTTGAGGAGGAGGTCCTCGGGCGGGTACCCCGTGACGGCGAGCTCGGGGAAGACCGCTATGTCCGCGCCAGCCTTCTCCGCTGTTGCGAGCGCGGCGATGATCTTCTCGGCATTGCCGCCGAGATCACCCACGATCGGGTCGATCTGCGCAAGGGCCAATCGGATTCGGGCCACGCAGGAAGCGTACGCCGGTAGACGACGCGATCGGTGATGGAAGGGCGGCCGGCCCTTGGCGCCGGCGGCTCCCGGGGCGCACACTGGGGCATGGCCGCATCGGCCCGGCCCGAGCCGGACGAGATAGAGCGCAGCGCCGACCCGAGGGGGGCTGCGCTCGTCGTCGAGCGCGTCACCAACGCCAGGGCCGGTGCCGCCGAACGGCTGGAGGTCGACAGAGCGTTGCGCTCGGCTCTGGTCACCGTCGGCGTGGCGAGCCCGTGGCTGGCGCGCGTCTGCGTCGCCGACGACATGGCCCTGGACGTGCTGTCCGACCTGAACACGCGTCTGGCGCTCGATCCTGCTGCGCTGCGTTCCTTGGGGGACGGCGAGCCCGGCACACTGCTCGCGCGCGCCAAGCGCCTGGCGGTGCTCCGCATAGCTGCGCGCGACCTGCTCGGCATCGACGACCTGGAAACGGTCGGCGCGAACCTCGCCGATCTAGCCGGGTCGTTGCTGAGCCTCGCGTGCGTCCTCACCGGCTCGGCGGATCGCGTCTCGGTAATCGGCATGGGAAAGCTCGGCGGCCGGGAACTCAACTACTCGAGCGACGTCGACGTGATGCTCGTGGCTGGATCCGGGAACGAGTTGCCTGAGGTCAGGACGATGCTCGACGCAGCCCGCGAAGCGTGGAGGATCGATCTGGATCTGCGGCCGGAAGGCCGGGTGGGGCCGCTCGTACGCACACTCGACTCGTACGCGGCCTACTGGGACCGCTGGGCACAGACATGGGAGTTCCAGGCTTTGATCAAGGCTCGGGCCGTCGCCGGCAACGGTGCTCTGGGCGAGCGCTTCATCGAAGAGGCGTCGAGCCGGATCTGGGCGCGGCCGTTCGGCGCCGCAGATCTGTCGGATGTACGCAACCTCAAGGAGCGGGCCGAGGCCGCCGTCGTCCGTCGCGGACTGGAGGATCGTGAGCTGAAGCGCGGTCGGGGAGGAATACGCGACATCGAGTTCGCTGTCCAGCTCCTCCAGTTGGTGCACGGGAGGTCCGACCGTTCTTTAAGGTCGCCATCGACCCTTCCGGCGCTGAGGGCACTCGCCGACGGTGGATATGTCGGACGCGATGACGCCGCGGCTCTTCAAGAGGCGTACATCTTTCTCCGGGCGGTCGAGCACAGGCTGCAGCTGCACGAAGACCAGCAGACCCACGTCCTACCGCAGTCCACGGCCGCCAGGCATCGCCTTGCACGGGTGCTCGGCTACCGGGATTCGTCCTCGACCACTGCCAGTGTTGCATTCGACGCCGACCTGCGCAGGCACCAGGCCACGGTCAGAGGGATCCACGAGCGCCTCTTCTTCCGTCCATTGCTCGAGGCGTTCACCGAAGGGGCGGGTCACCGGACCGCCGGCGAGGCAACCGCTACCGAGACGGCCGCCGAATCGGGTGCCGCTGACGGACCCGGGCAGCCGGCAGGACTTCAACCTCACGCCGTCGAGCAACGCCTGGAAGCCTTCGGCTTCGCCGACGCGGCGCGTACGTCCACAGCCGTGCGGGAGCTGACCCGCGGTTTCTCGCGCACGTCGCGGCTCATGCAGCGGATGCTTCCCGTGCTTCTCGACTGGCTGTCGGAGTCGCCCGACCCCGACCTGGGGTTGCTCGGCCTGCGCTCACTGGCGGCTGCGCCGCGCGCGCAAGGTGAGCTGACGGCCCTCTGCCGCGAATCGCCCGAGGCTGCGAGGCAACTCTGCCTGCTGCTGGGCACCGGACCGCGGTTCGCTCGCGGCTTCCAGCACCACCCCGAAGAGCTCACGGCCCTGGCGAACCGGGAGCTGCTCGCGCCGTCGAACCGGGACCAGATGACCTCCCGCCTGCGCAAGAGCATCGCGTGGAGGTCCGGAGAGTCGGCGCTCGAACAGGGTCTTCGGGTGTTCGCCCGCTCCGAGACGCTGCGGATCGCCGCGCGCGACGTGCTCGGAGCCGCCGACGTGGTTGCGACCGGAGAAGCGCTCTCGGACCTGGCGGAAGTCGTCATCTCGGCCGCACTGGAATCCGCGGCGGCAGAAGTCCCGCTGGCTGTCGTCGGGATGGGCCGTCTCGGCGGGCGGGAGCTCTCGTACACGAGCGACCTGGATCTGCTGTTCGTGTACGACTCATCCCGAGGCGGGCTTGTGGATGGGGGTGTGGCGGTAGCGGCGGAGGTCGCCGAGGCCGCAGAAAGAGCGACGGCGTCGGTCGTGAGAGTGATAGCGGGGGCCACACCCGCCAGCGGGATCTACCGCGTGGACACGGCTCTCCGGCCCGAGGGCCGGCAGGGACCGCAGTCCCGCAGCCTGGACGCCTACGGCGCCTACTACCGGCGGTGGGCCGAGCCGTGGGAGAAGCAGGCGCTGCTTCGCGGACGGATCGTCGCCGGCGATCCAGAGGTGGGAGAGCGCTACGCGGAGATAGCGAAGTCATTTGTGTGGGGAAGGCCCTTCGGTGCTGACGAGATACGCGAGATCCGCCGGACGAAGGCCCGGGTCGAACGCGAGCGGGTACCCCCCTCCGAGGATCCGGCGTTC
Encoded here:
- a CDS encoding metal-dependent transcriptional regulator encodes the protein MDAALTKSERETLKAIWRLTSDPQSDGGARTGDLAASLKVSPGTMTATVKKLADRGLALHTPYRGVELTESGRRRAMAVVRRHRIVERFLADMLGYSWSEADRLAPTFEHQLPQEVEDRLYAALDRPSTCPHGFAIPETGGESIPALPPLYDLAPGARATIALPGSTDPDVAMFLDSLGVRPGVEVEIKEKHPFDGPLVVAVDGHDRTIGERVARQILVRISEAGANHTGNNQSNNKSHNKKRRKETV
- a CDS encoding DUF4395 domain-containing protein, producing MPGLFSFPNPVNETSARVVAGGVVAMATSAVVLDQPWLMAPLAYGFAARVATGPKLSPLGQLATKVVTPRLKVEHKFSPGPPKRLAQGMGLTMSAGALALHYGFKRPKAARRVLAALIGAAGLEAVFGLCLACRMFALGMRIGLVPESVCDECNDIWQRHREAA
- a CDS encoding ATP-binding protein, which encodes MAMDLSLELSLPSRPEYIAIVRLVVSSLAAARRNLAEDRIDDLKLAVSEACTNAIEANLANGTDAPVVIRFWEAPERMELCIADSGKGFDPDELPEHPPVTDPERLNFERGLGIPLIRNLVDDVRFELAANGTSVWMTLFGGPAEESGDHTSEIIRVVTSEER
- a CDS encoding STAS domain-containing protein, which codes for MTGRDLAMELGLEVDETRSPYTVLAVKGEIDVYSAPRLREKLVELVSQGHRQIVVDLEGVDFLDSTGLGVLVGGLKRLRSHDGELSIVCSQSRILKVFEITGLTTVFQLSPTIEEATAG
- a CDS encoding class E sortase, which translates into the protein MLDWLAERQNARRGLTLAGAALVAVAVLFLAFPVYTDFVHNDLQGKLSKELGTPAVRQAYLAGTLRSGQSLTRILIPKLGVNVVVVQGIDENALRAGAGHYPDTPLPCDAGDVGIAGHRTTYGKPFANVDRLAPGDKIILQTPVGSCVYRVAQAPFVVLPTDWSVVANTPGQFELTLTSCHPKGSASHRIVIKADMVSSEPNPT
- a CDS encoding TetR/AcrR family transcriptional regulator produces the protein MTYAPRAVGAPAVAQRRARSPRGQGEQLRDEILAAAERILIETNDQSALSIRAIANAVGVTPPSIYLHFTDRNDLVFAVCERHAEQLERVMADAAEGIDDPWERIRRRGRAYLQWGLENPEHYRILMMSRPDQTPDRFVDERLADTAGLVPVADDVVQAIATQQVASGEEPLEMAKMLWMMIHGTVSLLISKPEFPFGPVDDVYERLFELVQRGLAPRPADC
- a CDS encoding NAD+ synthase; amino-acid sequence: MARIRLALAQIDPIVGDLGGNAEKIIAALATAEKAGADIAVFPELAVTGYPPEDLLLKPGFVSDNSEALSKVAAATGRCAAVVGFVDEQMDLYNAAAVCAGGEVRGIYHKQLLPNYSVFDEQRYFRAGSGVTQLFGIAGVRVGVSICEDAWSPAGPIAEQAAAGAELVVNINASPYYMGRATERKQMLATRAADASCALVYVNCVGGQDELVFDGGSLVLDASGRLVGCLPQFVEEVAIMDVNVRPVYRKRLLDPRGRMVSNPLPVVEVTGESPGADVGAARLPAPRAAPLQLEEEVYTALVTGTRDYVTNNGFDDVVIGLSGGVDSSLVATIAADTLGAAHVHGVAMPSRFSSDASEKDAAELAANLGIDLRTIAIEPAHAALLEVLEPSFAGRVADLTEENLQSRIRGVILMALSNKMGWMVLTTGNKSETAVGYSTLYGDTAGGFAVIKDVSKTLVYRLCEWRNSTGECPVIPPAVLTKPPSAELRPDQRDDQSLPPYEVLDPILVAYVEGDMTAAELVEAGHDPEVVRQVVRLVDLAEYKRRQNPPGVRVTPKAFGRDRRMPITNRYR
- a CDS encoding bifunctional [glutamine synthetase] adenylyltransferase/[glutamine synthetase]-adenylyl-L-tyrosine phosphorylase, whose amino-acid sequence is MAASARPEPDEIERSADPRGAALVVERVTNARAGAAERLEVDRALRSALVTVGVASPWLARVCVADDMALDVLSDLNTRLALDPAALRSLGDGEPGTLLARAKRLAVLRIAARDLLGIDDLETVGANLADLAGSLLSLACVLTGSADRVSVIGMGKLGGRELNYSSDVDVMLVAGSGNELPEVRTMLDAAREAWRIDLDLRPEGRVGPLVRTLDSYAAYWDRWAQTWEFQALIKARAVAGNGALGERFIEEASSRIWARPFGAADLSDVRNLKERAEAAVVRRGLEDRELKRGRGGIRDIEFAVQLLQLVHGRSDRSLRSPSTLPALRALADGGYVGRDDAAALQEAYIFLRAVEHRLQLHEDQQTHVLPQSTAARHRLARVLGYRDSSSTTASVAFDADLRRHQATVRGIHERLFFRPLLEAFTEGAGHRTAGEATATETAAESGAADGPGQPAGLQPHAVEQRLEAFGFADAARTSTAVRELTRGFSRTSRLMQRMLPVLLDWLSESPDPDLGLLGLRSLAAAPRAQGELTALCRESPEAARQLCLLLGTGPRFARGFQHHPEELTALANRELLAPSNRDQMTSRLRKSIAWRSGESALEQGLRVFARSETLRIAARDVLGAADVVATGEALSDLAEVVISAALESAAAEVPLAVVGMGRLGGRELSYTSDLDLLFVYDSSRGGLVDGGVAVAAEVAEAAERATASVVRVIAGATPASGIYRVDTALRPEGRQGPQSRSLDAYGAYYRRWAEPWEKQALLRGRIVAGDPEVGERYAEIAKSFVWGRPFGADEIREIRRTKARVERERVPPSEDPAFHLKLGPGALADVEWTVQLLQLQHRVVAPGTMEALTQLTSAGAVSVSDAKVLSAAYRFCEQARNRLALVRDLPGDSLPSTGHVLGVLARSLGRTPTGLRDEYRRHTRRARRVVERLFYGGAPAS